One window of the Babesia microti strain RI chromosome IV, complete genome genome contains the following:
- a CDS encoding small subunit ribosomal protein S6e (overlaps_old_locusTagID:BBM_III04890): MKLNLANPAAGMQKTVDVDDEKRLLPFFEKRMGNEVPGDSIGDEFKGYIFRISGGNDKQGFPMLQGVLSNSRVKLLFKKGMKCYRQRRTGEMKRKSVCGCIVGPHLSILNLVLVKKGPNEIPGLTDGENPRRLGPKRASKIRKLFNLSKTDDVKKFVVRRAIDGKRNVKAPKIQRLITAQRLQRKRRLAAQKKEKLERGRAAVREYKLMVEKYTAEKTVQKMGSNTPFKK, translated from the coding sequence ATGAAGTTGAATCTAGCGAACCCCGCAGCTGGGATGCAAAAGACTGTGGATGTTGATGATGAAAAGCGTCTATTGCCATTTTTCGAGAAGCGGATGGGTAACGAAGTACCTGGGGATTCTATCGGCGATGAATTCAAAGGATACATTTTTAGAATTTCCGGAGGGAATGATAAACAGGGGTTTCCAATGCTTCAAGGTGTGCTTTCAAATTCTCGTGTAAAATTACTCTTCAAAAAGGGCATGAAATGCTACAGACAGCGAAGGACTGGAGAGATGAAGAGGAAGTCTGTTTGCGGATGCATTGTAGGTCCACATCTTTCAATCCTTAATCTGGTTTTGGTCAAAAAAGGTCCAAATGAAATACCCGGTCTTACAGACGGGGAAAACCCCAGAAGGCTTGGCCCAAAGAGAGCCTCAAAAATCCGTAAATTGTTCAACCTCTCCAAAACAGATGACGTTAAGAAATTTGTTGTGCGCCGTGCTATTGATGGGAAAAGGAATGTCAAAGCTCCTAAAATTCAACGACTAATTACTGCGCAACGACTGCAGCGGAAAAGGAGATTGGCTGCTCAAAAGAAGGAGAAATTGGAGAGGGGTAGAGCCGCGGTTAGGGAGTACAAACTGATGGTAGAAAAATACACGGCGGAGAAGACTGTCCAGAAAATGGGTTCAAATACCccattcaaaaaataa
- a CDS encoding co-chaperone p23 (P23) (overlaps_old_locusTagID:BBM_III04890), translating into MFRKSSKKETPKVELSPTVLWSQTKEDLYLTVEIVKVDDYNIDSTNESLKFNATKDSKCYKFEILFHKPILSDKIKHSNQRNIKIKIPKAEAERWPTINNDGKKHWLKCDWDRWVDSDDEAGKPTGFDDFDMDNFDMGDFNGMGNLDNMEGSDGDEDEEADAHDNCCSGDDSCKHGS; encoded by the exons ATGTTCAGGAAAAGCTCTAAAAAGGAAACACCAAAAGTTGA ATTGTCCCCTACTGTTTTGTGGTCCCAAACCAAAGAAGATTTGTATCTGACCGTGGAAATTGTCAAAGTTGAtgattataatattgattcCACCAATGAATCATTGAAGTTCAATGCAACTAAGGATTCTAAATGCTATAAATTTGAGATCTTGTTCCACAAGCCCATTCTATCTGAT AAAATCAAGCATTCTAATCAAAGGAATATCAAGATCAAGATCCCTAAAGCGGAAGCAGAAAGGTGGCCGACCATCAACAATGATGGAAAGAAGCATTGGCTTAAGTGCGATTGGGACAGATGGGTAGACTCGGATGACGAGGCAGGCAAGCCGACTGGATTCGATGATTTCGACATGGACAATTTTG ACATGGGGGATTTCAATGGAATGGGCAATTTAGATAACATGGAGGGTAGTGACGGGGACGAAGATGAAGAAGCAGAT gcaCATGACAATTGTT GCTCAGGCGATGACTCTTGCAAGCATGGTTCCTAA
- a CDS encoding V-type H+-transporting ATPase subunit D (overlaps_old_locusTagID:BBM_III04885), with protein MSDILPTPSRMNLQLLKQKKQTASNGYSLLKKKSDALSMRFRKFLGETLKVKERIGSLISDASFSVSKAVWAVGDFENLLLESISRTSITLDIMQENIAGVRIPKFVMHVDHSADIISNLDLATGGQVIESAKNSNLMVIQTLVELASMQIEFSILDEQIRITNQRVNALDNVVLPRIDSSIEYIKRQLEEIEREEFFRLKMVKEKKQEELNNEKHTALQTASIVQSIGTQLEWEDEDVVI; from the exons ATGAGCGACATCCTGCCCACTCCCTCCAGAAT GAACCTGCAGCTTCTGAAACAGAAAAAACAAACGGCAAGCAATGGTTATTCACTGCTTAAGAAGAAGAGTGACGCCTTATCTATGCGTTTTAGAAAGTTTTTGGGGGAAACATTGAAG GTTAAGGAGCGGATTGGTTCCTTAATCTCAGACGCCTCTTTTTCAGTGTCAAAAGCTGTTTGGGCCGTGGgagattttgaaaatttgctaCTAGAGTCAATAAGCCGTACATCCATTACGTTGGATATTATGCAAGAAAATATTGCGGGCGTTAGAATTCCGAAGTTTGTCATGCATGTGGATCATTCAGCAGATATTATCTCCAATTTGGACTTGGCAACTGGTGGACAAGTTATCGAATCTGCAAAGAACTCCAACCTTATGGTCATCCAAACGCTCGTCGAGTTAGCCTCTATGCAAATAGAATTCTCTATACTAGACGAACAGATTCGCATAACTAACCAACGCGTTAACGCTCTAGACAat GTTGTGCTGCCCCGAATTGACTCTAGCATTGAATACATAAAGAGGCAACTTGAGGAAATTGAAAGGGAGGAATTCTTCAG GCTGAAGATGGTGAAGGAGAAGAAGCAGGAGGAATTGAACAATGAGAAACATACGGCATTACAGACCGCCTCAATCGTACAAAGCATAGGCACTCAGCTGGAGTGGGAGGATGAAGACGTTGTCATTTAG
- a CDS encoding hypothetical protein (overlaps_old_locusTagID:BBM_III04875), which yields MGYNFGLTYSSHPVFVLGVSGAKISCVVQGPKLSRKRVGGCSTNKVDVRDLSGMNLQINDIVMVLMELLDRFSTEKSASLDIFMTIEQSFNVDIVAQCITCLFVSLWEAKIPLKNYIICTSISLIQYEGEKETIATNSHDKPSQLPVVIDRCYIGTSIDTGTLSYIYCTNHSKRLNQFIKMGIDASKSLGCDIKKLIKW from the exons ATGGGTTATAATTTTGGGTTAACATATTCAAGCCATCCAGTATTTGTTCTTGGTGTATCTGGTGCAAAAATAAGTTGCGTCGT ACAGGGTCCCAAATTATCCCGTAAGAGAGTAGGTGGTTGTTCAACTAACAAAGTGGATGTTAGGGATTTGAGTGGCATGAATCTGCAAATCAATGACATAGTGATGGTGTTAATGGAACTTTTAGACCGGTTTTCAACTGAAAAGTCTGCTTCTCTGGACATATTCATGACAATAGAGCAATCATTCAATGTGG ATATTGTAGCACAATGTATAACATGTCTATTTGTTTCTTTATGGGAGGCAAAAATTCCGCTCAAGAATTACATCATTTGTACATCAATTTCGCTAATACAATATGAAGGTGAAAAGGAAACGATAGCAACGAATTCGCATGAT AAACCAAGCCAGTTGCCAGTTGTGATAGACAGGTGCTACATAGGCACATCAATTGACACGGGAACCTTATCTTACATTTACTGTACAAACCACTCAAAAAGATTGAACCAA TTTATCAAAATGGGAATTGATGCTAGCAAATCTTTGGGTTGTGATATaaagaaattgattaaatggTGA
- a CDS encoding large subunit ribosomal protein L18e (overlaps_old_locusTagID:BBM_III04880), with protein MGIDLKDAGRKKKSARKTITSPNPYMRLLVKLYKFLSRRTNGTFNKIILKRLIMARRFKAPLSLSKLAKHMANKPDSVAVVVGTITDDIRLYQIPKLRVCALRFTENANKRIIAAGGECFGFDQLATRYPTGKQCILFRGATKSREAEKHFGKAPGTPGSHTKPYVRSKGRKFEKARGRRKSRGFKV; from the exons ATG GGGATTGACTTAAAGGATGCTGGGCGGAAGAAAAAATCGGCAAGGAAAACAATCACTTCTCCAAATCCATACATGCGCCTTCTGGTGAAA TTGTACAAATTCCTTTCCAGGCGCACAAATGGCACCTTTAACAAGATCATTTTGAAACGGCTGATTATGGCTAGAAGATTTAAGGCGCCCCTTTCACTTTCAAAACTTGCAAAGCACATGGCCAACAAGCCAGATAGTGTGGCTGTTGTTGTGGGAACTATTACAG ATGACATTCGTTTGTACCAAATCCCAAAGCTCAGAGTATGCGCACTCCGTTTCACTGAAAATGCTAATAAGCGAATTATAGCGGCCGGGGGTGAATGTTTTGGCTTTGATCAATTGGCCACAAGATATCCAACGGGCAAGCAATGCATACTATTTCGTGGTGCCACCAAATCCAGAGAGGCTGAAAAGCACTTTGGCAAGGCGCCGGGGACACCAGGTTCCCATACCAAGCCATATGTACGCTCAAAGGGTAGAAAGTTTGAAAAGGCCAGAGGCCGTCGTAAGTCTCGTGGTTTCAAGGTCTAG
- a CDS encoding hypothetical protein (overlaps_old_locusTagID:BBM_III04900) codes for MAFCLLHLVESIVMCLNSLAIINESRVLQPLGMDKPFSDGAIKNQLSLLLYSVRTYMRLPLIIANCVFILFEILFG; via the coding sequence ATGGCGTTCTGTCTGCTGCATCTTGTGGAATCCATCGTGATGTGCCTCAATTCGCTGGCCATTATAAATGAAAGCAGGGTTTTACAACCACTAGGCATGGATAAACCCTTCAGTGACGGAGCAATTAAGAACCAACTTTCGCTTTTGCTCTACAGTGTTCGTACATATATGAGACTGCCGCTCATAATTGCCAATTGTGTGTTTATTCTCTTTGAAATTCTATTCGGTTAG
- a CDS encoding aconitate hydratase 1 (overlaps_old_locusTagID:BBM_III10010) produces the protein MQQLLNNCALRKNYVSTLNSIIFSPKFSTKGMNNPFDRLITKLEGTDKYFYDYKALQDSRINKLPFSIRILLESAIRNCDGLGTSQSDVEKILSWSPSQSVPQEIPFTPARVLLQDFTGVPAIVDLASMREYIATTGSDPKKINPLVPVDLVIDHSVQVDYSRSADSVIKNQEMEMYRNHERFKFLKWGANAFRNVRIVPPGSGIVHQINLEYLARCVFDNNGMLYPDSLVGTDSHTTMINGLGVLGWGVGGIEAEATMLGQSISMLLPDVVGFELTGAPSPNVFATDIVLAITSKLRSGLGVVGKFVEFWGDGLKHLSLADRTTISNMAPEYGATIGFFPIDSITLDYMKQTGRSTDNVDLIEKYVKSALLFCEGIESFSEIKYSINYKLNLSELKPSVAGPKRPHDNIILSQVKNDFQICLTSPLGFKGYALDKKSNPSKLELDGNTYELDHGSIVIAAITSCTNTSNPSVMIAAGLLAKNAYEKGLKVKPFVKTSLSPGSKTVNEYLQISGLTPYLEGLGFHVTGYGCMTCIGNSGDIDPRIAKVISENKLVAVSVLSGNRNFEGRIHPLTRANFLASPPLVVAYALAGKINIDFDTEPIGYSSDNKPVYLRDIMPRKEEISEIENKHIKADLFNSIYKNLSRGSTSWQSLDVPQSELYPWDPDSTYIKNPPFFDNVSYMKKIEPIRDASIFLWLGDSVTTDHISPAGNISKTSPAAKYLESRGISPRDFNSYGSRRGNDEIMRRGTFANIRLINQLCPSDGPKTVYHPSGEVMSVFDAAEKYNQSSTPLVIIAGKDYGSGSSRDWAAKGTALLGVKCIIAESFERIHRTNLVGMGILPLQYQSKTSLKNIICPSTEKLTIELPENIVPGQMIKITTSGGKYFQAKCRIDTALEVEYYKSGGILQYVLMNMSKHV, from the exons ATGCAACAACTTCTCAACAACT GTGCGTTGCGGAAGAATTATGTATCCACTCTGAATAGCATAATTTTTTcgccaaaattttcaactaAAGGAATGAATAACCCCTTCGATAGACTCATCACCAAACTAGAAGGCACAGATAAGTATTTTTACGACTACAAAG CATTGCAAGACTCTAGGATAAATAAGTTACCCTTCTCCATCAGAATACTACTAGAATCCGCAATTAGGAATTGTGATGGATTGGGCACGAGCCAGAGTGatgttgaaaaaattttgtctTGGTCTCCCAGTCAATCAGTGCCTCAGGAAATCCCTTTCACTCCGGCACGCGTTCTATTGCAAGACTTTAC TGGAGTTCCAGCCATTGTAGATCTGGCTTCTATGCGTGAATACATCGCAACTACTGGATCTGATcctaaaaaaataaatccACTGGTACCAGTGGATCTAGTGATTGACCATTCAGTGCAAGTGGATTACAGTCGTTCAGCAGATTCTGTTATTAAGAACCAAGAGATGGAAATGTATAGGAACCATGAGCGATTTAAATTCTTGAAATGGGGAGCAAACGCGTTTAGAAACGTTAGAATTGTACCGCCTGGATCAGGCATTGTACATCAG ATAAATCTTGAGTATTTAGCTCGTTGTGTCTTTGACAACAATGGCATGCTTTATCCAGATTCACTCGTAGGTACTGACTCTCATACTACTATGATAAATGGACTTGGCGTTTTAGGTTGGGGCGTTGGCGGCATTGAAGCTGAGGCTACTATGCTAGGTCAG AGTATTTCAATGCTTTTGCCGGATGTAGTAGGATTTGAGCTCACTGGAGCACCCTCTCCTAATGTATTCGCCACAGATATCGTGTTGGCAATAACTTCCAAATTGCGGTCGGGTCTCGGTGTTGTTGGTAAGTTTGTTGAGTTTTGGGGGGATGGACTTAAGCATCTTTCGCTAGCAGACCGCACCACCATTTCTAATATGGCCCCTGAATATGG TGCAACTATTGGTTTCTTTCCCATTGATTCCATCACACTTGACTATATGAAGCAAACTGGACGTAGCACAGATAATGTGGATttgattgaaaaatatgttaaatCTGCACTGTTATTTTGCGAAGGCATTGAATCATTCTctgaaattaaatactcGATCAACTACAAACTTAACTTGAGTGAACTAAAACCCAGTGTTGCTGGGCCTAAACGGCCACATGACAATATCATCCTGTCGCaggttaaaaatgattttcaG ATATGTTTAACATCTCCCCTTGGATTCAAGGGTTACGCCTTGGACAAGAAATCCAACCCTTCTAAACTGGAGTTAGATGGCAATACCTACGAGCTAGATCACGGTTCGATCGTTATAGCGGCTATCACCAGCTGCACCAACACTAGCAATCCTAGTGTTATGATAGCAGCAGGACTGCTAGCTAAGAATGCCTATGAAAAGGGTCTCAAAGTCAAACCGTTTGTTAAAACTTCACTGTCACCAGGATCAAAAACAGtgaatgaatatttacaaattagtGGCCTCACTCCATATCTCGAGGGACTAGGTTTTCATGTAACGG GCTATGGGTGCATGACTTGCATTGGCAACAGCGGAGATATAGACCCCCGCATTGCTAAGGTGATAAGTGAGAACAAATTAGTGGCAGTTTCGGTGCTATCAG GCAATAGGAATTTTGAGGGCCGTATCCACCCACTGACGCGAGCCAATTTTTTGGCATCACCTCCTCTTGTGGTTGCTTATGCTTTAGCTGGTAAAATTAACATCGATTTCGACACCGAGCCTATTGGCTACTCTAGTGATAATAAACCGGTGTACCTGAGGGATATAATGCCCAGAAAAGA GGAAATTAGTGAGATTGAGAATAAGCACATAAAGGCAGATCTTTTCAACTcgatttacaaaaatttgtccAGAGGCAGTACATCTTGGCAGTCACTGGATGTTCCTCAATCCGAGCTTTATCCTTGGGATCCAGATTCTACATACATCAAAAACCCGCCATTTTTTGat aacGTTTCTTACATGAAAAAGATTGAACCCATAAGAGACGCATCAATATTCCTATGGTTGGGTGACAGCGTGACGACTGATCACATATCTCCTGCGGGAAATATATCTAAAACTTCGCCTGCAGCAAAATACTTGGAATCTCGCGGAATTTCACCCCGAGATTTCAATTCTTACGGTTCCCGCCGTGGTAATGATGAAATCATGCGCCGTGGTACTTTTGCAAATATCCGTCTAATCAACCAACTATGCCCATCAGATG GCCCTAAAACTGTATACCACCCATCTGGCGAGGTCATGAGTGTATTCGATGCTGCagaaaaatataatcaGTCAAGCACTCCCTTGGTTATAATCGCCGGAAAGGATTATGGTTCGGGTAGCTCGAGAGACTGGGCAGCTAAGGGAACAGCACTGCTTGGAGTGAAATGCATCATTGCGGAATCTTTTGAACGCATTCACAGGACAAACCTGGTTGGGATGGGTATATTACCCCTGCAGTACCAATCCAAAACCAgtttgaaaaatattatttgtcCCAGTACCGagaaattgacaattgaATTACCAGAAAATATTGTACCGGGGCAAATGATCAAAATTACCACTTCTGGCGGCAAATATTTCCAAGCGAAATGCCGCATCGATACGGCTCTAGAGGTTGAGTATTATAAAAGCGGAGGTATACTGCAATATGTACTAATGAATATGTCTAAGCATGTATAA
- a CDS encoding RAP protein, putative (overlaps_old_locusTagID:BBM_III04895) translates to MLSKLRFRHLSSFTQIVNFNKDSTHFHDLYPSDILNIAKCRDNTVYDNIKFLGLISTCVIANVEKWNMADLSDLTTTLLRQYFISNNKLHQNNPLYSLYNLIHSQLRDKIDDISLSDSAKMAETLKLFNKLPIETSRLLTKKLHKTLVTDCTSLNTYVLGNLLWAMDSHVTTVFLRVLVNKLANVRHLAPRFPETWVVYMRFIAKHRYHSKHFLLGMAKKAVSTLKNGKNPNYKYNEMIPTVAWAFAIIFPLRAANQLGFKAKEITIIKNLYTTLINTYLDDDIKSYVSNGGIVRLAWSLSVQDLLGKYPEFIASLQPNLSNQISDTRHATMLYYSLRYLEIQYPHLINTLQPIYEQCTTLLKNTPRMKSIQPSKSQRLVSDALNSWRIPHKFEYTTPKLVSIDISIESTLYGEKIAIEVDGPWHFLTFHNTQERVRTGPSFFKHWLLESEGWNVISLQPSNRNLQDLQNDLQEFGEESCQNSRRMQREEYKKALLGSGSKYLSLLL, encoded by the exons ATGTTATCAAAATTGCGTTTTAGACACTTATCTTCCTTCActcaaattgtcaattttaacaaaGATTCCACGCACTTTCATGATCTGTACCCTAGtgacattttaaatatcgcaaaatgCCGTGACAATACTGTTTATGacaatatcaaatttctgGGATTGATATCCACTTGTGTAATTGCTAATGTAGAAAAATGGAACATGGCAGATCTATCAGACCTAACAACTACACTATTACGGCAGTACTTCATTtctaataataaattgcatCAAAACAATCCCCTTTACAGCCTTTACAATCTAATCCACTCACAGTTGCGGGACAAgattgatgatatatccCTTTCGGATTCGGCAAAAATGGCAGAGACCCTGAAATTGTTCAACAAATTGCCCATTGAAACTTCAAgattattaacaaaaaaGCTTCACAAGACACTAGTTACGGATTGTACATCTCTTAACACTTATGTGCTAGGAAATCTATTATGGGCAATGGACAGTCACGTGACAACCGTTTTTTTACGCGTTTTAGTAAACAAATTAGCAAATGTACGCCATTTGGCTCCAAGATTCCCCGAAACATGGGTTGTATACATGAGATTTATCGCCAAGCACCGCTATCATTCAAAACATTTCTTATTGGGCATGGCCAAAAAGGCAGTTTCCACTTTAAAAAATGGCaaaaatccaaattacaaatacaatgAAATGATTCCCACAGTTGCCTGGGCTTTTGCCATCATTTTCCCCCTTAGGGCAGCCAATCAGCTTGGATTTAAGGCCAAAGAAATCACTATCATCAAAAACTTATACACCACATTGATCAATACCTACCTTGATGACGACATAAAGAGTTATGTATCGAATGGTGGAATTGTTAGACTTGCCTGGAGTTTATCTGTCCAGGATTTACTGGGGAAATATCCAGAATTTATAGCCTCATTACAGCCAAATCTATCAAATCAAATAAGCGACACTAGACACGCTACCATGCTGTACTACTCACTAAGATATCTTGAAATACAATATCCACATCTAATAAATACGTTACAACCAATTTATGAACAATGCACCACTTTACTAAAAAACACTCCTAGAATGAAATCAATTCAGCCCTCAAAAAGCCAGCGGCTAGTCTCAGATGCCCTAAACAGTTGGCGTATCCCTCACAAATTCGAGTACACCACACCTAAACTTGTTAGCATAGACATATCAATAGAATCCACTTTATATGGCGAAAAAATTGCTATCGAAGTCGATGGACCTTGGCATTTCCTCACCTTCCACAACACACA GGAACGAGTAAGGACGGGGCCTTCGTTTTTCAAGCATTGGCTTTTGGAGTCTGAGGGGTGGAACGTTATTTCCCTCCAGCCGTCAAATCGCAATTTACAAGATTTACAAAATGATTTACAAGAGTTTGGGGAAGAATCTTGCCAGAATTCACGCAGGATGCAGAGAGAGGAGTACAAAAAGGCGTTATTGGGCTCTGGTAGCAAGTACTTGTCACTATTACTTTGA